The genome window CAGGGGAGTCGCACGAAGAAACTCCGGGGAACTGTCTTTCTGAACGATGTGTACGATTACCTGGGCCCGAACTCGATCCGGAGCATGAAATTCACGGCCGAGCCGATGCGTCGGGCGATCGTCTATCGCGGCCAGGGAAGCGGCGACGGCGTCGGCATGTGCCTGTACGGCGCCGACGGGCTCGCGCGCAAGGGATACGACGCATACCGCATCCTGCAGTTCTATTACCGCAACGTCGAGTTCAGAAAGAACGGCGTGTTGATCGAGGTTCCGCCGCCCATCTCCTCCGGAACGCCCCGCCAGACAGGACGGCAACCCTGATCAAACGGGCCTGCGATCACAGGTCGACGGTAATTTCGTAACTCAGGATCATCGTCAGCACCGTGGCGAGCATCAGCGGCATGCCGGTCATGAGAAACCTCCACGTCTTTTTTCCAGATATCGGCATATCCGGGAAATCCGCGAGTGATTTCCGCTCGATACGGCCAATGTCGCATTCCCGTTCGTGGTGAGCCTGCCGAAGGACGAGAGGTTTTCACCCCTTTCGGCAAGCTCGGGCCAGACATCGACAAAACGGTTGGTTGTCGTTCTGCAGTGGGCAATGATAAACGGGCGCCGTTGACACGCCGATTCCCCGCCGCTAGAATGGCACAAAAAGGTGGGCAACATGGACAAGAGACTGATTCTGGTTACCGTTCCGAACCGCGACGTCGCCGAACGCATCACGAGCGCCCTGCTTTCCGAGCGGCTCGTGGCCTGCGTCAGCATCGTTCCCGGCATCGAGTCGCACTACATCTGGGAAGGCCGCACCGAGACGAGCACCGAGCTGCTGCTGATGATGAAGACCCGCATCGACCTGTTCGACGCTGTCCGCGACAGGGTCGTTTCCCTGCACCCCTACCAGGTGCCCGAGATCGTCGCCCTTCCGATCGACCGCGGCTCGCTCCCGTATCTCCAGTGGATCGACGACGTCGTCGGTCCGCCGCGGGGCGATCGCTGATCTGAACTCTGAAAAGGCAGGCTGATGGCCCGGGAATACATCCTCAGGAACACGCCGGGCGAGCCCCAGCCCGGACCCGCTCGTGCGTCGGGTATCGACTATGCCTCTGAACTGAACCCGGCCCAGCTCGAAGCGGTGATGACCCTGAACGGGCCCATCCTCTGCATCGCCGGGGCCGGCTCGGGAAAGACCCGCACGCTTGTCTACCGCGTCGCGCGGCTTGTCGAGACCGGCGTTCCTCCCGAATCGATCCTGCTTCT of Candidatus Ozemobacteraceae bacterium contains these proteins:
- the cutA gene encoding divalent-cation tolerance protein CutA, with the translated sequence MDKRLILVTVPNRDVAERITSALLSERLVACVSIVPGIESHYIWEGRTETSTELLLMMKTRIDLFDAVRDRVVSLHPYQVPEIVALPIDRGSLPYLQWIDDVVGPPRGDR